Sequence from the Rhea pennata isolate bPtePen1 chromosome 16, bPtePen1.pri, whole genome shotgun sequence genome:
GCTGAAAAGTCAATTATACCAATGGCCTGAAGGAGTTACCTCCCCACGTGCAATGAAGTGCTTTGTTCCCACTCAGTCACTGGAGCATGCTAATCTTGCCAGAAAAGGGTAAACATcttcagaagagcagcaaaGTCAAACACAGCCCGCAGCTACACGTCTCATAAGCGAGGGGACCTGCTTAGTTAAGGAATGACACCACCACTGCCACGGACACGCTGCCTCACGCCGAAGCATAGTTCAGGtgagtatttgcattttttttctctctgggtATTGAAACAAAGGTCAGGGAATCTATTGCTGCATGCTACATTTAAGAGACTGAAAGGGGATCAAGACCCttgatttgctttcttttttcccctctttttacGGGCACAGGAAGGTAAAGTGCTCTTATATCACCGCTGGTTTTGTTTGATCCGGGGTGCGTTTCTGCAGGCTCCGCTCCCGAGACTCCTGTCTCTGGTGATGCAGCACCTGAAGGCTTTAGCTGCATTTCCAAGCCTGGACCAGAGACCCAGCTTGGGAAAAATCCGCTCCCCCGGAGCAGCTGAAGCCAGCGCAGACCCGGCAAGGTACATCTGTTTCTTTGCTCCTTTCCAGATCTCTCACTCCCTCCCCGCACACATTTATGTGTCTTCCCCTGTTAAAAGTAGCCAATATTCCctagtaaaatgtattttactcgGCCCTTCCCGCCGTCTCCCCCATCCCTCACTCGCACAGCCTCAGCCTGACAGCGCTGGGTGCTGCCTGTGCTCTTCGGTATCTCattcctgcagagcagccccGGTGCCTCCGCTGCTCACCGGCATCTGGGTTATTCAATGTTTAAGCAGCCCAGCGCGgagaactctttttttccctccctgatgtgaaaaaacattaattGCTCCGACGCGCCAAGCACACTCAGAGAGCCACCATGGTGATACGACTGCGAGAACTGGTAACGTCAGCGTCTCCGAGACCCTCCTCCAGCTGGGATCGGAGCGGAGCCTTGGCAGCGCGCAGCAGCAGGTGCCGGCGGACGCAGACGAGCCGTCGCTCAGCCAGGTAAGAGCAGCTTCAGCCCCCGGCTCCTGACTCCTTGCCTTCGCTATTGCTGTTTGACAGTAAAATGCAAGAAGGgagattctttttcttgcagagcCTGGGGACCAGTTGCTGACTTTGATCTTCACAGGGGGTTGGTTGCTTGCTCGCTTCCCAGCACAGGAATTCTTACAAGCGTGGGACAGGCAGTAGCAATGGATGTGGCAACTGCTAGAAACATGTAAACAGATGGGATAATTCTTACAGAGATTATAAAGTGGACTTGCTTTCAGGGCACTTGTTTCCTTGGCTGGATAATCCTGAACTCTTGAGACTGTAGGTTTCTACATGCAAGTTTTGTGCAGTGCCACAGTCTGCTAGGGGGGCTGATCTTCATATTGACTAAGATCATACCCTACCTTTGCTTAAAAGGTTACCTCATTTGCAGTTTAAGCCTCTCTAATTTTTACTTATGTACTTAAATACTCCTTGAACTCTattgctttccccccccctcctttttctctccttcttttgcTAGGGGAACCTCAGAGTGGGGAGCAGCTGTGTCAGACACTTCCGCTGCACTGTCTAGGAAATCTTGGTTGATGAAGTGCCTGAAGTCCTCTGACCCAAAGAAATGCACTAATTAAATACTGCGATGCTTCTGCTCTGGCATGGAAAAGCGAGTGCTGTGCAAGTGGAACAGCAGACATCCCTAAAGACCTCTGAGGGATGTAAATAGTCTGCTAGGCACAAAGCTTCCCTCTCCTTCACTCTGCTCCTGCCAGCCTGACAAGGACTCTTGCTCCAGCCAGTTGAACAGGAGCCACTCGATTCCCTAGCAGAGAACAGCCACAGCTCGGGGAGTGCTGTGAGAGGGAAGAGTACCTCCGCTCACATAAGGAGATACAGCCTTCTTATTTGCTTTGCTCATGGAGCCTTATGTTatcccttttcttctgctcatttaaaaatgtaactttttcaAAGGTTGGGAACAGGAAAGGTAAGTTAGGTGGTCCATGCTGCCTCAGGACCCACTCTCTGAAAACAACCCACTTCTAAATGAGAGCACATCTCCTTTTCAGCACAGACGGAAGGCTCCCTCCCTAGCTGAGGAGGCTCTCGGTGACACCTGAAAGTAGCCTGTGATCAGCAGGAGCCAGCATGGGAAACACCTCTCTGTGGGATGATGGGAACAGTACCTGCAGCAATGTAGGCAACAGCTGCTATCTGGACAGCACCATGAAGCCCAGCTTCACCTTCCAAGAACAGGCACCCGATTTCTATGTCATCCTCCCTGTGATTTACTCCGTGATCTGTGCAGTTGGGCTCACAGGCAATACTGCTGTCATCTATGTCATCCTCAAGGCCCCCAAGATGAAGACTGTGACAAACATGTTCATCCTGAATCTTGCTATAGCTGATGACTTGTTCACGCTTGTCTTGCCCATTAATATTGCTGAACACCTCCTTCACTACTGGCCCTTTGGAGAAGTCCTCTGCAAGGTCATCTTGTCCATAGACCACTACAACATCTTCTCCAGCATTTATTTCCTAACAGTGATGAGCATAGACAGGTATCTGGTAGTACTGGCTACAGTCAGGTCCAAGAGGATGCCACATCGCACATACCGAGCAGCCAGGATTGTCAGTTTGTGCATCTGGGTCCTAGTCACCATCATAGTTCTCCCTTTCATCATCTTTGCCAATGTCTACATAGATGACCTGAAGATCAAGAGTTGTGGTCTAAATTTCCCCAAGCCTGAAAGGTTTTGGTTCAAAGCCAGCAGGATCTATACCCTCATCCTTGGCTTTGCCATTCCAGTATCCACCATCTGCATCCTTTATACCATGATGCTCTACAAGCTAAGGAACATGCACTTGAATACTAATGCTAAAGCCCTGGACAAAGCCAAGAAGAAAGTCACCATCATGGTCTTCATCGTCCTGGCTGTCTGCCTCTTCTGTTGGACCCCCTTTCACTTGGCCACCATTGTGGCTTTGACCACTGACTTACCCCAGACCTCCATGGTCATTGGTATATCCTACTTCATTACAAGTCTAAGCTATGCCAATTCATGCCTGAATCCTTTCTTGTATGCTTTCCTCGATGACAACTTTCGAAAAAGTTTCCGAAAGATGCTGGAATGCAGAACTTCATAAAACAGTCAGTTGGGGCTCACAGATCCTTTCCCCTCATAGCTTTGCAGAGTAACTTTGTAAACTTTTGAGGAGATGGGTAAGGAATGCTCAAgtgctctcctttctctttgaTTTATATGTAATGTatgtgcatgttttatttttattgttatcaTTCACATGGTTTGTGCTGCTTGCTTGCAAATCTgacattttcctcctctgcatcTCCCAGATTCTCAAAGTTGTATCTTTGTATTCTTGTTTTTGTCACACCTTGAAGCATTAAAGGCAGAAAGTTACCTTTTCAAAGGTGTACTTCTACTGCACAACAGTCCTTTATTGCCATCTGCTGTACAGTACAGAAAACCTGAGTTTCTTCCCATACGTTGCTATTAAAAAAGACCAGCTTTTGGAGATTCATGTAGTCTTCAGTTTTAATGGATTTATTTGCAGGATTGTCTCATGGAGCAGAGTTAACTGCAACTCAACATAATGTGTTAAGAAAATggacacagaaaatgaaagataagtgagtatttagaagaaaaaaataactattttcatgtctgtgtacatgcacacatgtgTTCTGgttgtatttttgcttttgagggATGTCTAGCTGCTCtcaatttccttctttcctgagCTGTTAACATATTTAAACCAAAAGCAAAACCTGTATCTCAGAAACAGTGTTGAACAACACACCGTACAGATACTACGGCAActgtgaaaatttttttttgtattagtaACAATTTTTAACAACAtcattatttctgttaaatgtcaaaatatttaagagtaTCTGATGAAATAAAGCTCATGGAAAAAGAGTGGGCTCCTCCTTTCACTGAAGGAAGCTGTTGTGCTAGTTATCCTGCAGCATTGCCTTCCACGTTACATTTTACCTCCTTCAAAACAGGATCTTGCCGATGCATAAACATAATTAGGGTGCTGTAAGCCACAAGAAAAGCCCTAAAAAGCCTTGTAGATAAAGGTCCAAGATAAGTATCTGAACATAACCAAGGCCCGAGAATAAGAGAATCTGGAGACAGAAACAGCATATTGAAAACTGCAGGAACTACCAGCAACCTGTTGAAACTCCACCCTGCAAAGAGCCCATCCCTGAGTGATGCCCAAGAGCTGAAGTTAAGAGCCCAGCGTACCAGCAGCGGGGCCATCCTCCAACAACGCACAGTAAGGTGGAGCACTTTTCTGAACATCACCTGCAATCTAGGTCACTTCACCCAGCCTGTGCCCAGGGTTGTGGTGAGAACATCTCTTCCTCACTGATATATGGCGGGATGAGAATGAAACATCTCCCCAGTTTTCACATTTGGGACAAAATCTCCCTACTACCATCTGCCTACAGAGATGAATGGTGCCCTTTGCCACGCTCAGTCCTGGAGCCACATTCCCAGAAGGGCAATCCTCATAAGGGAGGAAGGGATGAGGAATGAACTCTTTAAAGgtctttctcttcttgctctgaG
This genomic interval carries:
- the NPBWR2 gene encoding neuropeptides B/W receptor type 2, with amino-acid sequence MGNTSLWDDGNSTCSNVGNSCYLDSTMKPSFTFQEQAPDFYVILPVIYSVICAVGLTGNTAVIYVILKAPKMKTVTNMFILNLAIADDLFTLVLPINIAEHLLHYWPFGEVLCKVILSIDHYNIFSSIYFLTVMSIDRYLVVLATVRSKRMPHRTYRAARIVSLCIWVLVTIIVLPFIIFANVYIDDLKIKSCGLNFPKPERFWFKASRIYTLILGFAIPVSTICILYTMMLYKLRNMHLNTNAKALDKAKKKVTIMVFIVLAVCLFCWTPFHLATIVALTTDLPQTSMVIGISYFITSLSYANSCLNPFLYAFLDDNFRKSFRKMLECRTS